The sequence GAGACTAAAAAGgggattaaaataaaattttaagtaTGAATTTACTAGTACAGTAGATAACAATATAgacattatttattttctacATCTGTATAGATTAACATTGGGTTGTTTACATAAAAttcataattataataatatttattatttaatcaaCATTGGTATTTTAATtagtaatatattaaaaatataaatttttatcttgCAAATGTCAAATTCTGTAAGAGAGTTAGTTGGTGAAATGGCGTAAAAAAATGGTAACTGTCTGACataattcataattttttttacaaacttgtaaataatttttaaaatgtgAATTTCTCTGTAAATTCCCCATTAACATTGTTTATAGATATATGGGCCTATCTAAGCCGCTCTTCATGTATTATTATGGGCTGAACTGAATTTGGGCAACCCGGCCTGCTAACCCATTAGCAGATCTTGACCTTGTTTAGGTGACAGCATTTTATTAGCGGAATCTGCAATCTATTCTGTGCCTGAAAGCAGATGATTTTACCACCATCCCTCTCCTCTTgtcgccaccaccaccaccaccgtaCCCTTTGATCTTCCACTTCCTCCGACTCCGTAAAACTCCTAAAACCCTAAACTAAAACCCCCCTTTCTTTGTCTCCTTCCAACAATTCGGGAATTTCCCCTCTTTCTCCGCTGGAACAGTTCCCCGCCTTTTCATCAAAGTCAGTATCTCTATCTCTGCGTTCTGTCTTTGCATCATTCCGTATTTTTctgatttcatgtttttattgttCAATTGACGAAAATTTAAGCCCTAATATcctaatttagtttttttttgtgctATTGTTCTTGGCCTTGAACTGACTGGTTATAAGTGCTTACTTAACTCACTGTTTACAATCTAGTTTAATTAGTAATTAACCTGCTGTTTTTCAGTTTCCATTTGGCAAATTAGAAAAAGTTTTTGATCTGGGACTTTCTCCTTTCATTAGGTATATTTGCGTTTTTGTTCATGTTTTACTATCATTAGAAAAACACAATTTCATGTCAGGTTCATGCTTTTGTGATAAATGTGCTTAATTTGGATTCTATAACCATGAATTTAACCATGATGTCGGAGTTTTTGAATCTGATGCTTGAGTTTAAACTTTTGCAGTTCttaatttaattagataatGGTAAATGGAAGCCAGTTGAGATTGAGTTTGATGTTATTTTTCTCTAATTTTTTACTGGAATGCATGAAGAACTATAAATTTTGCTGTGCTATTTTCGGGGTGAGGGAAGAGAGATTCTATTTGATTGCCAACACTACACTTTCCCCTATGAATTTTTGTGTCTTGTCGTCAAGTAAAAGTGTCAAAACGGGTTATTGTCTCGTAATAGTGTTATGTGATCTATATTTGGAATATTCcatatgattatatatgatataaatgataCCAAAATGATAATCGTGTCAAGTAGGTTGTCCCGATAAATCGTGTTGCCGTGTTAGAAATTAACAACCTGCAAGTGAGTACAATTTCCTTTCCTCGCAGTTTATCCTGGGATTTAGTTTTCGGGGTAGGATTCAGGCATCTGCTTCAATGCAATTTAAGACATATCTATTGACTAATGGATAGCTTTTCACGGTGAAATGTATGCTTTTGCCGCTGTTATTTGATGTGGTCAGTCTGTAAAGTGTATGTCAGTCTTGCAGTATATCTGGTATCCAATTCATTTTGTGCCTTCCTCCTCCGCCTTTGAAAGAAGTTTTAGTCAGAGGTTCAAATTTTTGCCTTATAATGCCACTTTATCATCGATAGTTGTTCCTGTCTTTGTTTTCCTGTTGTGATATAGATTACATTTCTGGTTAATATGTGTTTTACTTTTCTCACGAACGAACATTTGCAACATTTTAATGGTTAATCTGACTGAATCATTCCATGATAGTGGATTTGGATAAGGAAGTCGAGCCAGCCGACAGCCCTATCGAAGAAAAAACTGTTTCTTTAGACGGAGATGGACTAGAACCGTATGTGGGTATGGAATTCGACACTGAAGACGCTGCCAGAAAATTTTACATTGAGTATGCCAGAAAAGTTGGTTTCGTTGTGCGTATCATGCAACGTCGTAGATCAGGGATTGATGGAAGAACTCTTGCTCGTAGACTTGGATGTAACAAACAAGGGTTCTCTCCTAGTAATAGGAGCTCAATTGGAGCAGATAAGAAGCCGAGATCGAGTGCACGTGAAGGTTGCAAAGCAACAATCCTAGTTAAAATGGAAAAATCTGGAAAATGGGTTGTTACAAGATTTGAAAAGGACCATAATCATCCTTTGGTTGTTACGGCGAATGGATTCAGCACAGAGGTTAGTATCTTCCCCCGACATCTTTTCTGTttcgtttttatttttctaattatatatacaatttCATGTGGTTTTAAATTATTCGATGTAATGTTCTCGGATTGCAAATATCTAGGAAACACTTGTGTGatattttcactcaattaatgaCATTTTTGTCACAAGTTTTCgagaatatttgattttttgttTTCGATTATGCAATGATAATTTATAGGATTAGACATAAAAAGTTGCAGTTTTGTGATTATGTGTTTGTAGAACTGTGCAGTTTTTTTAAGAAGCTTTGCAAGTATATTGGTCAAGTATGCATATATGCCTTTTCCATAAGTAACTTGTATTAGAAAATCCTTCCATCTGCAGGCAGAACATAAAAAAAAGGCAAAATACATCAAGCGCCGATGAACTTTGCCCAAAAAACCGATTGACCCTCTGAACTTTAAGGATGCCTCTGAACTTATAGTGATCTGTTAACCTCGAAACTAACTTAAAGTAATCTATTGGtccctaaacttacttaaaatgataAACTCTTCAACTTACTCAAATCTCCTTTTATGTCGCACGTGTCACGGGACGGGTATGGCCTATGCCAAATCCTCGTGTGGCGCCAAGATTTTCCCGAATCCTTGGCCAGCCAACCGATACCGAAGGGGCCTATCCCCTTATACGCGTCCCGTCAATGCATCCATCGGTAATCCGTCCCGGAAGGTCCCTTGTATAGACAACCTCGCCCTAAAATGGGCACGCACTATGAGCTATCTCGAAGCCCATAGTGTCCATAGGGTTCCACCCTTATAGAGACATCCGCCTGAATGCCTGACTCTCCAAGTCCTTAATGGACTAGGATGGATCGCTTAAGTCAGTACTGACTACTGACATAGGGAGTGACAGAGATCCAATGCTAGGTAGTTCCTATCCCCTATAGTGTTCCTTATGCCAACTCGGCCTCCACGGTCAACGACATATGATATGTTCCATTCGCCACTCCTCGTCGAAGCCTCCTTATCCTTGCCTATGCTTAGGGTTGAGTTTGTCTATATGACCAAACTTCCCCCTTCACACCACATACCAATAGGCGGTTAATCATGCCACGTTAAGCAAACTTAGGAGCTACTGAAACATCCTTAAAGTTCAGGGGTCAATCAGTTCTTTTATGCCAAATTCAGGGGGCGCTAATGTATTCGGCCTAAAAAAAGGATTCCCATTTAAGGCCTTTCCTCTTTTATAAAAAAGGGCAGCCTGGTGCACTATGCATCCCTGCTAAGCGGAGAGggatcccaccacaagggtgtattggggacaagccttcccctgccaattttttttggcaagaggctgcTCCAATGACAcaaacccgtgacctctcggtcacatgacaacaacgtttaccgttgcgccaaggctcaccCTCGCCTTGCCTCTTTTATATCTGATGTAATTTTGTTTGTTGATTGCTTTGGGTAAATACAGTTCCATGTTTGTTCATATCCATTGTGTGTTTTGTAGGGTGACAAAGATAAGAAAATAGAAGAACTAAGTAAAGAGTTGGAGCTTCAAGAGGAACTATGTGCAATATACAGAGAAAGATTGGTTAGTTTTATGAACAAAGTTGAAGAGCAAACTGATGAACTCTCTTCTAAAATCCAACTTGTTGTTGACAATGTCAGGAAAGTTGAATCTGTACCACAAAAGTTCTTACA comes from Euphorbia lathyris chromosome 8, ddEupLath1.1, whole genome shotgun sequence and encodes:
- the LOC136202073 gene encoding protein FAR1-RELATED SEQUENCE 5, encoding MDLDKEVEPADSPIEEKTVSLDGDGLEPYVGMEFDTEDAARKFYIEYARKVGFVVRIMQRRRSGIDGRTLARRLGCNKQGFSPSNRSSIGADKKPRSSAREGCKATILVKMEKSGKWVVTRFEKDHNHPLVVTANGFSTEGDKDKKIEELSKELELQEELCAIYRERLVSFMNKVEEQTDELSSKIQLVVDNVRKVESVPQKFLHRR